In the Candidatus Bathyarchaeia archaeon genome, one interval contains:
- a CDS encoding PadR family transcriptional regulator has translation MQKAVLGEITEGEVIKDIHERIVRSFLDVVVLMEVRNKPLSGYDVIDLVHKKFNMLLSSGTVYSLVYSLERNGLIKAIWNQRRREYLLTEKGKETTKIILNARDRIKALTSTVF, from the coding sequence TTGCAAAAAGCTGTCTTGGGCGAGATTACGGAAGGCGAAGTGATTAAAGATATTCACGAGAGGATTGTGAGAAGTTTCTTAGACGTGGTCGTACTCATGGAGGTAAGGAACAAGCCTCTTAGCGGATACGATGTCATTGACCTGGTTCACAAAAAGTTCAATATGCTTCTCAGTTCGGGCACGGTTTACTCTCTTGTATATTCTCTCGAAAGGAACGGATTAATAAAAGCCATTTGGAATCAAAGAAGAAGAGAGTACCTGCTTACTGAAAAAGGCAAAGAGACAACAAAAATTATTCTAAACGCACGAGACAGGATAAAAGCCCTTACAAGCACCGTCTTCTGA